The genomic interval ACTCAAGTTTTTTTCCTGGCTGACGCTGGTATTGAGCGTGATTCTGTTTTTGTTAATTCCGCTAACGGTGGCAAACACCCTGCGAATTCATCAGTTCAACAACGAGCAGATAGCCACTCAGACAAATCAGCAGCGTCAGCAGCTTGAGGCCAATTGGGCTGAACTGGAGCAGGCCACCCCCCAGCAATTGCAAAGCCTGCTCTCGTCTCCCAATTCCGCGCTCAGCCCCGAAGATGCCCGCGCCCAAATTTTAGAGAACGTCACCAAAGCGAAGGAGCAGGCTGACACCAGGGCCAATCAAGCCCGCGCCAATGTGAAGCAAAATCTGATTAAAAACAGCTTGAAGCTGGTTTCGGAAAGCTTTTTGGGCAGCTTTTTGTTCCTCTATGCCTGGTTGATCAGCGGCTGGGCGCGCCGGGGGCAGGGGGCCCTGACCACCGACAACAGGCCCCAGGTCAACCCGGCTACGGTTTTTGGTCGTCGCATCAGCCGCCTGCTGGGCCGCCGTCCCAAGCGAATGCAGCACCGGATTCGCTAGTGCTCTGCTGAACAGTGCCGCCATGGTGCTGGCGGCCTGACTATTTTCTGTTGTTGCCTATCTGGCGTGCTGGCATGCTCAAGTCCCTCCTGCCCTGGTTTTCGGTTTCGAGTTCGTTGGCAGGCTCTCGCCCCCTCTGGCCGATGGGCCTGGGGCTGATGGGTC from Leptolyngbya sp. KIOST-1 carries:
- a CDS encoding HpsJ family protein; its protein translation is MAQPMAIGYLFRLARVVGYGLLLISFIDFLYILIPAKFMDPVWEYQFVGNLIRLVPVPLLALVLVFGGDGTERQPIEWPLLKFFSWLTLVLSVILFLLIPLTVANTLRIHQFNNEQIATQTNQQRQQLEANWAELEQATPQQLQSLLSSPNSALSPEDARAQILENVTKAKEQADTRANQARANVKQNLIKNSLKLVSESFLGSFLFLYAWLISGWARRGQGALTTDNRPQVNPATVFGRRISRLLGRRPKRMQHRIR